One Athene noctua chromosome 30, bAthNoc1.hap1.1, whole genome shotgun sequence genomic region harbors:
- the KIF5A gene encoding kinesin heavy chain produces MAEPSTECSIKVLCRFRPLNQAEILRGDKFLPVFQGDDSVVVGGKPYVFDRVFPPNTTQEQVYHACAMQIVKDVLAGYNGTIFAYGQTSSGKTHTMEGKLHDPQQMGIIPRIAQDIFNHIYSMDENLEFHIKVSYFEIYLDKIRDLLDMTKTNLSVHEDKNRVPYVKGCTERFVSSPEEILDVIDEGKSNRHVAVTNMNEHSSRSHSIFLINIKQENVETEQKLSGKLYLVDLAGSEKVSKTGAEGAVLDEAKNINKSLSALGNVISALAEGTKAYVPYRDSKMTRILQDSLGGNCRTTMFICCSPSSYNDAETKSTLMFGQRAKTIKNTASVNLELTAEQWKKKYEKEKEKNKALKETIGKLEAELSRWRSGEAVPETEQLSGAEAEAGTGEGPGTGPAGETPLNDNSSSIVIHISDEERRKYEEEIRKLYKQLDDKDDEINQQSQIMEKLKQQMLDQEEVLAAARGGGEAARRELAALRAEHGAARAEVAEVLAALEELARSYDRKAQEAEDTGRHNRRLADELARTEATTLSLETELQRVRELGGQQRKRAAEVLNGLMKDLSEFSLIVGNGEIKLGGRRGQAGAARAGAGSVTHRPQLHQQPLPGVPRGGGAARPPGTLCQRPPHTLQQPPDTYQQLNVDNGNVTDINDNRSDLSCACEAEEQSKLFPPAPGDSGQLMPPPGPAGPVSARMSRCHLRVLCSPPRSPCPCPTAGRGEVATVPGGGVGGPVCPPPPPLDLPADPTLLGGPGRGWGVLPGVRFEMP; encoded by the exons atggccgagcccagcaccgagtGCAGCATCAAGGTCCTGTGCCGGTTCCGGCCCCTCAACCAGGCGGAGATTCTGCGGGGGGACAAGTTCCTGCCCGTCTTCCAGGGCGACGACAGCGTGGTGGTGGGG GGCAAACCCTATGTCTTCGACCGCGTCTTCCCCCCCAACACCACCCAGGAGCAGGTCTACCACGCCTGTGCCATGCAGATCGTCAAGG acGTGCTGGCCGGGTACAACGGCACCATCTTCGCCTACGGGCAGACGTCGTCAGGGAAGACCCACACCATGGAG ggcaAGCTGCACGATCCCCAACAGATGGGCATCATCCCGCGCATCGCCCAGGACATCTTCAACCACATCTACTCCATGGACGAGAACCTCGAGTTCCACATCAAG GTTTCTTACTTTGAAATTTATCTGGACAAGATCCGGGACCTGCTGGACA TGACCAAGACCAACCTCTCGGTGCACGAGGACAAGAACCGGGTTCCCTACGTCAAG ggctgCACCGAGCGCTTCGTCTCCAGCCCCGAGGAGATTTTGGATGTGATTGATGAGGGGAAATCCAACCGGCACGTGGCTGTCACCA ACATGAACGAGCACAGCTCCCGCAGCCACAGCATCTTCCTCATCAACATCAAGCAGGAGAACGTGGAGACGGAGCAGAAGCTCAGCGGGAAGCTCTACCTGGTCGACCTGGCCGGGAGTGAGAAG GTCAGCAAGACGGGGGCTGAGGGGGCTGTGCTGGATGAGGCCAAGAACATCAACAAGTCGCTGTCGGCGTTGGGCAACGTCATCTCGGCCCTGGCCGAGGGCACG aAGGCCTACGTGCCCTACCGGGACAGCAAGATGACACGGATCCTGCAGGACTCGCTGGGGGGGAACTGCCGCACCACCATGTTCATCTGCTGCTCCCCCTCCAGCTACAACGACGCGGAGACCAAGTCCACCCTCATGTTCGGGCAGAG GGCCAAGACCATCAAGAACACGGCGTCGGTGAACCTGGAGCTGACGGCCGAGCAGTGGAAGAAGAAGTacgagaaggagaaggagaagaacaAGGCGCTGAAGGAGACCATCGGGAAGCTGGAGGCAGAACTGAGCCGCTGGCGGAGCG GGGAGGCTGTGCCCGAGACGGAGCAGCTGAGCGGGGCTGAGGCGGAGGCCGGGAcgggcgaggggccgggcacGGGCCCCGCCGGTGAGACGCCCCTCAACGACAACAGCTCCTCCATCGTCATCCACATCTCAGACGAGGAGCGTCGCAAGTACGAGGAGGAGATCCGCAAACTCTACAAGCAGCTGGATGAcaag GACGATGAGATCAACCAGCAGAGCCAAATCATGGAGAAGCTCAAGCAACAGATGCTGGACCAGGAGGAG gtgctggcagcggcgcgggggggcggggaggcggcccggCGGGAGCTGGCGGCACTGAGGGCCGAGCACGGGGCGGCCCGGGCCGAGGTGGCCGAGGTGCTGGcggcgctggaggagctggcGCGCAGCTACGACCGCAAGGCGCAGGAGGCCGAGGACACCGGGCGCCACAACCGCCGGCTGGCTGACGAGCTGGCCCGCACCGAG GCGACGACGCTGTCTCTGGAGACGGAGCTGCAGCGGGTgcgggagctgggggggcagcaGCGCAAGCGGGCGGCCGAGGTGCTCAACGGCCTCATGAAGGACCTGAGCGAGTTCAGCCTCATCGTGGGCAACGGCGAGATCAAACTG GGTGGGCGCAGGGG CCAAGCCGGTGCGGCCCGGGCAGGTGCCGGCAGCGTCACCCACCGGCCTCAGCTACACCAACAGCCTCTTCCAGGGgtaccccggggggggggcgctgcccggcccccagGGACT CTTTGCCAGCGGCCCCCCCACACTCTCCAGCAGCCCCCGGACACCTACCAGCAGCTCAACGTGGATAATG GGAACGTGACAGACATCAATGATAACAG gagcgACCTGTCCTGCGCCTGCGAGGCCGAGGAGCAATCCAAGCTCTTCCCCCCTGCGCCAGGAGACAGCGGCCAGCTAATGCCCCCCC CAGGTCCCGCCGGACCCGTCTCCGCTCGCATGTCCCGGTGTCACCTCCGTGTCCTGTGCTCGCCGCCACGCTcgccctgtccctgccccacggcggggaggggggaggtcgCCAccgtccccggggggggggttgggggacccgtctgcccccccccaccccccttggACCTCCCCGCAGACCCCACCCTCCTGGGGGgccccggccggggctggggggtgctgcccgGGGTCCGCTTCGAGATGCCTTAA
- the PIP4K2C gene encoding phosphatidylinositol 5-phosphate 4-kinase type-2 gamma isoform X2, with product MLLPDDFKASSKIKVNNHLFNRENLPSHFKFKEYCPQVFRNLRERFGIDDQDYQVSLTRSPPHWEGSDRRFLLSSDRTLVVKELSSEDVADVHGLLSHYHQYVVQCHGSTLLPRFLGMYRVSVDSEETYLLVMRNMFSHRLPVHRKYDLKGSLVSREASDKEKGKDLPTLKDMDFLNKNEKVYVGEEDQKDFMEKLKRDVEFLVQLKIMDYSLLLGIHEVGRAEQEEEEEVEEEEVGGGDEWGATAGGGSYGTSPEGIGSYLNSHRPLGPGDFDPYVDVYALRGTEAAPRREVYFMGLIDVLTQYDARKKAAHAAKTVKHGAGAEISTVHPEQYAKRFLDFITNIFA from the exons ATGCTGCTGCCCGACGACTTCAAAGCCAGCTCCAAAATCAAGGTCAACAACCACCTCTTCAACCg gGAGAACCTGCCCAGCCACTTCAAGTTCAAGGAGTACTGTCCCCAGGTCTTCCGCAACCTCCGCGAGCGCTTTGGCATCGACGACCAGGACTATCAG GTGTCTCTGACACGGAGCCCCCCGCACTGGGAGGGCAGCGACCGGCGGTTCCTCCTCTCCTCCGACCGGACGCTGGTGGTGAAGGAGCTGTCGAGCGAGGACGTGGCTGATGTCCACGGTCTCCTGTCCCACTACCACCAG taCGTGGTGCAGTGTCACGGCAGCACCCTGCTCCCGCGCTTCCTGGGCATGTACCGGGTGAGCGTGGACAGCGAGGAGACCTACCTGCTGGTCATGAGGAACATGTTCAGCCACCGCCTCCCCGTCCACAGGAAATACGACCTGAAG GGCTCCCTCGTGTCCCGAGAGGCCAGCGACAAGGAGAAG ggaaaGGACCTGCCCACCCTGAAGGACATGGACTTCTTGAACAAGAACGAGAAGGTGTACGTGGGCGAGGAGGACCAGAAGGATTTCATGGAGAAGCTCAAGAGGGACGTGGAG ttcctgGTGCAGCTGAAGATCATGGACTACAGCCTGCTGCTGGGCATCCACGAGGTGGGGCGGgcggagcaggaggaggaggaggaggtggaggaagaagAAGTGGGGGGGGGTGACGAGTGGGGGGCCACAGCGGGGGGGGGCTCCTACGGGACCTCCCCCGAGGGCATCGGCAGCTACCTCAACTCCCACCGCCCCCTCGGCCCTGGAGACTTCGACCCCTACGTCGATGTCTACGCCCTCCGCGGCACCGAGG ctgccccccggCGCGAGGTGTATTTCATGGGGCTGATTGACGTCCTCACCCAGTACGACGCCCGCAAGAAGGCGGCACACGCGGCCAAGACTGTCAAACACGGG gcaggagcagagattTCCACGGTGCACCCCGAGCAATACGCCAAGCGCTTCCTCGACTTCATCACCAACATCTTCGCGTAG
- the PIP4K2C gene encoding phosphatidylinositol 5-phosphate 4-kinase type-2 gamma isoform X1 — MASPTAITRPVQGSPHQEKQKRFVPQRVKVPRAAEPLLAVLAWGVNHQISELSQVPLPVMLLPDDFKASSKIKVNNHLFNRENLPSHFKFKEYCPQVFRNLRERFGIDDQDYQVSLTRSPPHWEGSDRRFLLSSDRTLVVKELSSEDVADVHGLLSHYHQYVVQCHGSTLLPRFLGMYRVSVDSEETYLLVMRNMFSHRLPVHRKYDLKGSLVSREASDKEKGKDLPTLKDMDFLNKNEKVYVGEEDQKDFMEKLKRDVEFLVQLKIMDYSLLLGIHEVGRAEQEEEEEVEEEEVGGGDEWGATAGGGSYGTSPEGIGSYLNSHRPLGPGDFDPYVDVYALRGTEAAPRREVYFMGLIDVLTQYDARKKAAHAAKTVKHGAGAEISTVHPEQYAKRFLDFITNIFA, encoded by the exons ATGGCATCCCCTACAGCGATCACACGTCCCGTACAAGGATCCCCCC ACCAAGAGAAGCAGAAGCGGTTCGTGCCGCAGCGGGTGAAGGTGCCGCGGGCCGCGGAGCCGCTGCTGGCCGTGCTGGCCTGGGGCGTCAACCACCAG aTCAGCGAGCTGAGCCAGGTCCCGCTGCCCGTCATGCTGCTGCCCGACGACTTCAAAGCCAGCTCCAAAATCAAGGTCAACAACCACCTCTTCAACCg gGAGAACCTGCCCAGCCACTTCAAGTTCAAGGAGTACTGTCCCCAGGTCTTCCGCAACCTCCGCGAGCGCTTTGGCATCGACGACCAGGACTATCAG GTGTCTCTGACACGGAGCCCCCCGCACTGGGAGGGCAGCGACCGGCGGTTCCTCCTCTCCTCCGACCGGACGCTGGTGGTGAAGGAGCTGTCGAGCGAGGACGTGGCTGATGTCCACGGTCTCCTGTCCCACTACCACCAG taCGTGGTGCAGTGTCACGGCAGCACCCTGCTCCCGCGCTTCCTGGGCATGTACCGGGTGAGCGTGGACAGCGAGGAGACCTACCTGCTGGTCATGAGGAACATGTTCAGCCACCGCCTCCCCGTCCACAGGAAATACGACCTGAAG GGCTCCCTCGTGTCCCGAGAGGCCAGCGACAAGGAGAAG ggaaaGGACCTGCCCACCCTGAAGGACATGGACTTCTTGAACAAGAACGAGAAGGTGTACGTGGGCGAGGAGGACCAGAAGGATTTCATGGAGAAGCTCAAGAGGGACGTGGAG ttcctgGTGCAGCTGAAGATCATGGACTACAGCCTGCTGCTGGGCATCCACGAGGTGGGGCGGgcggagcaggaggaggaggaggaggtggaggaagaagAAGTGGGGGGGGGTGACGAGTGGGGGGCCACAGCGGGGGGGGGCTCCTACGGGACCTCCCCCGAGGGCATCGGCAGCTACCTCAACTCCCACCGCCCCCTCGGCCCTGGAGACTTCGACCCCTACGTCGATGTCTACGCCCTCCGCGGCACCGAGG ctgccccccggCGCGAGGTGTATTTCATGGGGCTGATTGACGTCCTCACCCAGTACGACGCCCGCAAGAAGGCGGCACACGCGGCCAAGACTGTCAAACACGGG gcaggagcagagattTCCACGGTGCACCCCGAGCAATACGCCAAGCGCTTCCTCGACTTCATCACCAACATCTTCGCGTAG
- the DTX3 gene encoding putative E3 ubiquitin-protein ligase DTX3, which yields MGSPVSFVLSRMAACGGAAKNKVTVSKRVWDFLTKESPAKLARLKEETKVSIMVDGETSDIYVLQLCVPPPGPPGGLCPARKALKALLKETEKELKKKTQRHGELVGCVTVLEPGGASLGGRGPPGSRGGGAAAPGCSREEEPDRQCPICLGEIQKMKTLEKCRHSFCEDCITRALQVKTACPMCGRFYGQLVGNQPPNGRMLVTRDAGLLLPGYEKFGTIIIQYVFPPGVQGVEHPNPGVRYPGTTRVAYLPDCPEGNKVLGLFRKAFDQRLTFTVGTSMTTGRANVITWNDIHHKTNCTGGPQLFGYPDPTYLARVQEELRAKGITED from the exons ATGGGCTCGCCAG TGTCGTTCGTCCTCTCCAGGATGGCGGCCTGCGGGGGGGCCGCTAAGAACAAGGTGACGGTCTCCAAGCGCGTGTGGGACTTCTTGACCAAGGAGAGCCCGGCCAAGCTGGCCCGTCTGAAGGAGGAGACCAAGGTCAGCATCATGGTGGACGGCGAAACCTCCGATATCTACGTCCTGCAGctctgtgtgcccccccccggcccccccggggggcTTTGTCCAGCCCGAAAAGCtcttaaagctttattgaaagaaacggagaaagaattgaagaaaaaaactCAACGTCACGGCGAGTTGGTGGGCTGTGTCACCGTCCTGGAGCCCGGCGGGGCCAGTCTGGGGGGTCGGGGGCCACCGgggagccgcggcgggggggcagcggcacCCGGTTGTTCTCGGGAGGAAGAACCCGACCGACAATGTCCCATCTGCCTGGGGGAGATCCAAAAAATGAAAACGTTAGAAAAATGTCGCCATTCCTTTTGCGAGGACTGCATCACCCGGGCTCTGCAGGTCAAAACGGCTTGTCCCATGTGCGGGCGCTTCTACGGGCAACTGGTGGGCAACCAGCCCCCCAACGGGCGGATGCTGGTCACCAGAGATGCCGGCCTGCTCCTCCCCGGCTACGAGAAATTCGGCACCATCATCATCCAGTACGTCTTCCCGCCCGGCGTCCAAGGG GTGGAGCACCCCAATCCGGGGGTGCGGTACCCCGGAACCACGCGGGTGGCGTATCTGCCCGACTGCCCCGAGGGGAACAAGGTGCTGGGGCTGTTCCGCAAGGCCTTCGACCAGCGCCTCACCTTCACCGTCGGCACCTCCATGACCACCGGCCGCGCCAACGTCATCACCTGGAACGACATCCACCACAAGACCAACTGCACCGGCGGGCCCCAGCT GTTCGGGTACCCCGACCCCACGTACCTCGCCCGGGTGCAGGAGGAGCTGCGGGCCAAGGGCATCACCGAGGACTGa